One part of the Nostoc sp. PCC 7120 = FACHB-418 genome encodes these proteins:
- a CDS encoding beta-lactamase hydrolase domain-containing protein — MDTVRKINNELAIAGQITPIQFQKITEDGYKSVLNLRSPDEKGLLDNEQDKLEFLGLRYINFPMKFEEINNLTTLQILQTINELPKPLLIHCDNSIRSSVLALLYVATKQGITFEKALELSSNLGLI; from the coding sequence ATGGATACCGTTAGAAAGATTAATAACGAGTTAGCGATCGCCGGACAAATTACACCCATTCAGTTCCAAAAAATCACTGAAGATGGTTACAAATCAGTGCTAAATTTGCGATCGCCTGATGAGAAAGGATTACTCGATAATGAACAAGATAAGCTTGAGTTTTTAGGACTACGCTATATTAATTTTCCTATGAAATTTGAAGAGATTAATAATCTAACCACACTACAAATATTACAAACAATTAATGAACTGCCAAAACCTCTTCTAATTCATTGTGATAATTCTATTCGTTCCTCAGTTTTAGCACTTTTATATGTAGCTACCAAACAAGGTATCACATTTGAAAAAGCTTTAGAATTAAGCAGTAATTTAGGTTTGATATAG
- a CDS encoding chromate transporter: MTQEAEDFQQEQEAVSYHALTPKQQQQRLRELAVVFLRLGAIAFGGPAAHIAMMDSEVVNRRRWMSREKLLDLLGITNLIPGPNSTELAIHIGYEQGGWRGLLVAGSCFILPAMIIVWTLAAIYARYQTVPQVGWLLYGIKPVIIAIVLQAVWNLGKKAAKDLPTRIAGVVAVAAYFAGLNEILLLILLGIAVMVLKNWQNRGRITGAFLLPFSGILAQVGTTTAVVTSVTWVSVFLFFLKIGCILYGSGYVLLAFLQRDLVERNQWLTSQQLLDAIAIGQFTPGPVFTTATFIGYLLAGNAGAIAGTIGIFLPAFILVWIVNPWVTKLRQSPWASGFLDGVNAASLGLMAGVTYTLGQTALVDWLTIILAIVSAIAVFRFKINSAWLVLAGGAIGFASHIF, from the coding sequence GTGACACAGGAAGCTGAGGACTTTCAACAAGAGCAGGAAGCGGTTTCCTATCATGCTCTCACTCCCAAACAACAACAGCAGCGATTAAGAGAATTAGCGGTGGTATTTTTGCGACTGGGGGCGATCGCCTTTGGTGGCCCAGCTGCTCATATTGCCATGATGGATAGTGAGGTGGTAAATCGCCGTCGCTGGATGAGCCGCGAGAAACTGCTGGATTTGTTGGGAATCACAAATTTGATTCCCGGCCCCAACTCGACGGAATTAGCTATACACATAGGCTACGAACAAGGCGGGTGGCGTGGTTTATTGGTAGCGGGTAGTTGCTTTATTCTCCCTGCCATGATCATCGTTTGGACATTAGCCGCCATTTATGCACGTTATCAAACTGTGCCACAGGTGGGATGGCTACTCTATGGGATTAAACCTGTAATTATAGCGATCGTGCTGCAAGCCGTGTGGAATCTGGGTAAAAAAGCAGCTAAAGACTTACCGACACGCATCGCTGGAGTGGTAGCTGTAGCCGCCTACTTTGCCGGATTGAATGAAATTTTGCTGCTAATTTTGCTAGGTATCGCCGTTATGGTGCTGAAGAATTGGCAAAATAGGGGGCGTATCACCGGAGCATTTTTACTGCCATTCTCAGGTATTCTCGCTCAAGTTGGGACAACAACAGCAGTCGTCACATCAGTCACTTGGGTAAGTGTGTTTCTCTTCTTTCTGAAGATTGGCTGTATTCTTTACGGTAGTGGTTATGTGTTGCTGGCGTTTCTACAACGGGATTTAGTTGAACGCAACCAATGGCTGACATCACAGCAGCTTCTAGATGCGATAGCCATTGGACAGTTTACACCGGGGCCTGTGTTTACTACTGCCACATTTATTGGATACTTGTTGGCAGGAAATGCCGGAGCGATCGCTGGTACTATCGGTATATTCTTACCAGCTTTTATACTGGTGTGGATAGTTAACCCTTGGGTGACTAAGTTGCGTCAATCTCCTTGGGCTAGTGGGTTTCTCGATGGCGTGAACGCAGCCTCCCTGGGATTAATGGCAGGTGTAACTTACACCTTGGGACAAACCGCACTAGTGGATTGGTTAACCATTATTTTGGCAATTGTGAGTGCGATCGCTGTATTCCGATTTAAAATCAATTCTGCCTGGTTAGTGCTGGCAGGAGGAGCGATCGGATTTGCCTCACATATATTTTAG
- a CDS encoding Nif11-like leader peptide family natural product precursor encodes MTQQNAAELLKAVKENQALRERLQATNNPEAFIKIAQEEGYDFTVEELENEISKLSEEELATIVNPGWGPRRHIHPR; translated from the coding sequence ATGACACAGCAAAATGCTGCCGAACTGTTAAAAGCTGTTAAGGAAAATCAAGCGTTAAGAGAAAGACTCCAAGCAACAAATAACCCGGAAGCTTTTATCAAGATTGCTCAAGAAGAAGGTTATGACTTCACGGTTGAAGAACTAGAGAACGAAATTAGTAAATTGAGTGAAGAAGAGTTAGCAACTATTGTCAATCCAGGCTGGGGGCCTAGACGGCATATTCATCCTAGATAA
- a CDS encoding transglycosylase SLT domain-containing protein — MLKKLQKKQISIIAGAALFAFSAGAMVSAPEIGKFLGQWLNVTQSQPQDLSEASRAKSDVFPLISQSPTERAAKLAELSQNSRSPDRERARYLLASDYIDTKQGQKALELLTGLEKSYPVLAPYILLKQAQAQDLLGEDGKASDLRRQVLKQYPKEAAAVKAIYLIAQPKLQDTAIAQFPSHPLTWEIIRKRLSENPNQPQLRLILAQYAYTQPGIVGVLDELGKQTNLKPQDWEVIGTAYWENNQFLKAANAYAKAPKTARNLYRTARGWQVGGKNREQAISTYKQLVQQFPDARETGLGLVRLAEMAKSNKDALPYLNQVIAKFPEQASQALVKKAEILTALKDEKAAQQTWQQLITKYAKSNEAAEYRWKIALEKAKARDYTSAWKWAQPIVVNNPNSILAPRAGFWLGRWAATLGKQQEAQTAYEYVISQFPYSYYAWRSANLLGLNVGNFDNVRQLTPEVVPYQRPIPPTGSPAFQELYLLGQDRDAWLQWETEYLNKQEPTVAEQFTEGLMRLARGEYLSGINLISKLEDRETPEEQAEYQALSKQITYWQARYPFPYLKEIEKWSSERELNPLLVTALMRQESRFEAKIKSVVGATGLMQVMPDTAKWIASKIPLDIKTINLENPNDNVMLGTWYLDYTHERYGNNSMLAIASYNAGPGSVARWLKTLPNQDPDEFVEAIPFNETRDYVRQVFGNYWNYLRLYNPEIASIVAKYSAEQPKLPEN; from the coding sequence ATGCTGAAAAAACTACAAAAAAAGCAAATTTCTATAATCGCTGGTGCGGCACTGTTTGCCTTTTCAGCTGGGGCGATGGTGTCAGCACCTGAGATTGGTAAATTCTTGGGGCAATGGCTCAATGTGACTCAAAGTCAACCCCAAGATTTATCCGAAGCAAGTAGGGCGAAATCAGATGTATTTCCACTGATATCACAATCGCCGACGGAACGAGCAGCCAAACTAGCAGAACTCTCGCAAAACTCCCGATCGCCAGATCGAGAAAGAGCGCGTTATCTGTTGGCGAGTGATTATATTGACACCAAACAAGGCCAAAAAGCCCTGGAATTACTCACGGGTTTAGAGAAAAGCTATCCTGTTCTGGCACCCTACATCTTACTAAAACAAGCACAAGCACAGGATTTATTAGGGGAAGATGGCAAAGCTTCTGACTTGAGGCGACAAGTATTAAAACAGTATCCCAAGGAAGCGGCGGCGGTAAAAGCTATATATCTGATTGCTCAACCAAAGCTACAAGATACAGCGATCGCGCAATTTCCTTCCCATCCCCTCACCTGGGAGATAATCAGGAAGCGCTTGTCAGAAAATCCCAATCAGCCACAGTTACGGTTAATCTTGGCTCAATATGCTTATACCCAGCCAGGGATAGTAGGGGTGTTAGACGAGCTAGGAAAACAGACAAATCTCAAACCCCAAGATTGGGAAGTGATTGGTACAGCCTACTGGGAGAACAATCAATTTCTCAAAGCGGCGAACGCTTACGCCAAAGCACCCAAAACAGCCCGTAACCTCTACCGGACTGCACGGGGATGGCAAGTAGGCGGGAAAAATAGAGAACAAGCAATCTCTACTTATAAGCAACTAGTACAGCAGTTTCCTGATGCACGGGAAACAGGACTTGGCTTGGTACGGTTGGCAGAAATGGCAAAAAGCAACAAAGATGCCCTACCCTATCTCAACCAAGTAATTGCTAAATTCCCTGAACAAGCAAGCCAGGCGTTGGTAAAAAAAGCCGAAATCCTCACAGCCCTTAAGGATGAAAAAGCAGCCCAACAAACTTGGCAACAACTCATTACCAAATATGCCAAATCTAATGAAGCCGCCGAATATCGGTGGAAAATCGCTCTAGAGAAAGCCAAAGCCAGAGATTACACCAGCGCTTGGAAGTGGGCGCAACCAATTGTTGTCAACAACCCTAACAGTATTTTGGCTCCCAGGGCTGGTTTTTGGTTAGGTAGATGGGCAGCAACACTAGGAAAACAGCAGGAAGCTCAAACTGCTTACGAGTACGTGATTAGCCAGTTTCCTTACTCTTATTATGCCTGGCGATCGGCAAATCTATTGGGGTTGAATGTCGGCAACTTTGATAACGTCCGTCAACTCACCCCAGAAGTAGTTCCTTATCAGCGCCCCATCCCTCCCACAGGTTCCCCAGCCTTCCAAGAATTGTATTTACTGGGTCAAGATCGTGATGCGTGGTTGCAATGGGAGACAGAATATCTTAATAAACAAGAACCCACAGTAGCAGAACAATTCACCGAAGGCTTGATGCGGTTAGCGAGGGGTGAATATCTGTCAGGAATTAACCTGATTTCCAAATTAGAAGACAGGGAAACACCAGAAGAACAAGCCGAATATCAGGCCTTAAGTAAACAGATTACCTACTGGCAAGCCCGTTACCCGTTTCCCTACTTGAAAGAAATTGAAAAATGGTCATCTGAGCGAGAACTTAATCCCTTGCTAGTTACCGCCTTAATGCGCCAAGAATCGCGGTTTGAAGCGAAAATCAAATCCGTTGTCGGCGCGACTGGCTTAATGCAGGTAATGCCCGATACAGCTAAGTGGATAGCATCAAAAATTCCCTTAGATATCAAGACCATTAATTTAGAGAATCCCAATGACAACGTGATGCTAGGGACATGGTATTTAGATTATACCCATGAGAGGTATGGCAATAATTCCATGTTAGCGATCGCTAGTTACAATGCTGGCCCAGGTAGCGTCGCCCGATGGTTGAAAACTCTACCCAATCAAGACCCAGATGAGTTTGTCGAAGCCATCCCCTTTAATGAAACCAGAGATTATGTCCGTCAGGTATTTGGTAACTATTGGAATTATCTGCGACTATATAATCCTGAAATTGCCAGCATCGTAGCTAAATATTCCGCCGAACAGCCGAAATTGCCGGAAAATTAG
- a CDS encoding AAA family ATPase, protein MGFNPELCRNESEVESKLIVQYLLPQLGYTPDTWHQEIAVGSIRLDFLAFAAQVLPFVLDANSPLSVVMEAKHPKQNLNNHVPRLRHYLTSLNVRYGLLTNGKEIRIYEKVKNDVQLVFQCSGKEVEIKLEEIQDLIGRESLKERQLIDQSKINQVEVKEKKLQNQGQHSMKTIAIYHNKGGVGKTTVAVNLAAALSKKGKKVLLIDIDSQANTTFATGLIKFQFDEEDDLRNQNVSDLLESADFNFISDVKRQSHYFNNPEIDVVPSHINLIDKQDKLNQIAVSRPRLISKLKIVENDYDIIIIDTPPSRDYYAQVALIASDYLIIPSDLKPFANQGLPTVKNFVNEINEYRVMMGKSALQVIGVLASKISTNAKFLQYTFPKQRDVISERYGLPLMEAVIYDRTSLSECMNNSMTIGELEYPDPKSIIKYAETKANAQQSAMEFEVLAKEVLNKIGVN, encoded by the coding sequence GTGGGGTTTAATCCTGAGCTTTGCCGTAACGAAAGCGAAGTTGAAAGCAAACTGATTGTGCAATATTTATTACCGCAGCTAGGATATACTCCAGACACTTGGCATCAAGAAATTGCAGTTGGTAGCATTCGATTAGATTTTTTAGCCTTTGCTGCACAAGTCCTTCCCTTTGTTTTAGATGCTAACTCGCCATTGAGTGTGGTGATGGAAGCAAAGCATCCTAAGCAAAATTTAAATAATCATGTTCCCAGACTCAGGCACTATTTAACCAGTCTGAATGTTAGGTATGGTTTATTAACTAATGGTAAGGAGATAAGAATTTATGAAAAGGTTAAAAATGATGTTCAGCTAGTTTTCCAGTGTTCTGGGAAGGAGGTTGAGATAAAGTTAGAGGAAATTCAAGATTTAATCGGTCGAGAAAGTCTAAAAGAAAGACAGTTAATCGATCAATCAAAAATTAATCAAGTCGAAGTCAAAGAAAAAAAATTACAGAATCAGGGTCAACATAGTATGAAAACAATTGCCATTTATCATAATAAAGGTGGTGTTGGTAAAACCACTGTTGCTGTCAACCTTGCGGCAGCATTAAGTAAGAAAGGGAAAAAAGTACTTTTGATTGATATAGATTCTCAGGCAAATACTACTTTTGCAACAGGACTAATTAAATTTCAATTTGATGAAGAAGACGATTTACGTAATCAGAATGTATCAGATTTACTAGAATCAGCCGACTTTAATTTTATATCAGATGTTAAACGTCAATCTCACTATTTTAATAATCCAGAAATAGATGTTGTTCCTTCTCACATTAACTTAATTGATAAGCAAGATAAACTAAATCAAATAGCAGTTAGTAGACCTCGGTTAATTTCTAAACTCAAAATCGTAGAAAATGATTATGACATCATAATTATTGATACTCCCCCGTCAAGAGACTATTATGCTCAAGTTGCACTGATTGCTTCTGATTATTTGATCATTCCTTCAGATTTAAAACCATTTGCCAATCAGGGCTTGCCAACAGTGAAAAATTTTGTTAATGAGATTAATGAATATAGAGTAATGATGGGAAAATCAGCACTCCAAGTAATAGGAGTTCTTGCTTCTAAGATTTCAACTAATGCTAAATTTTTGCAGTACACTTTTCCAAAACAAAGGGATGTAATATCTGAGCGATATGGCTTACCTTTGATGGAAGCGGTTATTTATGATAGAACTTCTCTATCAGAATGTATGAATAATTCTATGACTATTGGAGAGTTAGAATATCCAGATCCTAAATCAATTATTAAGTATGCAGAAACAAAAGCCAATGCCCAACAATCTGCTATGGAATTTGAGGTATTAGCTAAAGAAGTGTTAAACAAAATAGGAGTTAATTAA
- a CDS encoding glycosyltransferase family A protein has product MNSNPLLTIVTPTRGNFTDYWLEQLLKIQGNVQFILVYPPEGTIRNIDDSRIKNLRSPYKGEVIQRFTGLLNVESEYVLALDDDDYVHPDILDLTFKYFRLFPESWVLRLKIENIQYTDEVRIQKDWEPNPDVEQLEICKKTPENPFPFQKGNYKGLLEVPIAPLDKSVDIRHIIFPWHQRKDQSGIHFENFNNRIWKTERVKAALYELSTAMNIFGALTWIPLWNLDRMLGLFVQAKFYEKEVIIGHATPKPEQIRYIVRDNSLKETRLHVIADLLLLKCYPQYGYLWNLILWQIYAIPKVWGRAVKLKLMKLRQSN; this is encoded by the coding sequence ATGAATAGCAACCCTCTTTTAACAATTGTTACTCCAACACGCGGCAATTTTACAGATTATTGGTTAGAGCAATTATTAAAAATTCAAGGAAATGTCCAATTTATTTTAGTTTATCCACCGGAAGGAACTATTAGAAATATAGATGATTCTAGGATAAAGAATCTCAGAAGTCCCTATAAAGGTGAAGTGATTCAAAGATTTACAGGTTTACTCAACGTTGAAAGTGAGTATGTTCTCGCATTAGATGATGATGATTATGTTCATCCTGATATTTTAGATTTAACATTTAAATATTTCCGGCTCTTTCCTGAAAGTTGGGTTTTAAGATTAAAGATTGAAAATATTCAATATACCGATGAAGTACGAATTCAAAAAGATTGGGAGCCAAATCCTGATGTTGAACAACTAGAAATATGTAAGAAAACACCGGAAAATCCTTTTCCCTTCCAAAAAGGGAACTACAAAGGTCTATTAGAAGTTCCCATCGCTCCCTTAGATAAATCGGTAGATATTAGACATATAATCTTCCCCTGGCATCAAAGAAAAGACCAAAGCGGGATTCATTTTGAAAACTTTAATAACAGAATTTGGAAAACAGAGCGAGTGAAAGCTGCACTCTACGAATTATCAACCGCAATGAATATTTTTGGTGCTTTAACTTGGATTCCTTTATGGAATTTGGATAGAATGCTGGGTTTATTTGTGCAAGCAAAATTCTATGAAAAAGAAGTCATAATTGGTCACGCTACACCAAAACCAGAACAAATTAGATATATTGTTAGAGATAATTCCTTAAAAGAAACTAGATTACACGTAATAGCAGACTTATTGTTGCTTAAATGTTATCCGCAATATGGGTATTTGTGGAATCTGATCCTCTGGCAAATATACGCTATACCTAAAGTCTGGGGTAGGGCGGTAAAATTAAAGTTGATGAAGTTGAGGCAATCAAACTAG
- a CDS encoding glycosyltransferase family 4 protein, with translation MRILMLSSTFPYPPSRGGTEIRTFNLLKYLQQNHDVTLVTQYNKSVTDAEVAELRKYVSELLIFPLPPEPQSKNAVAKLLGKTGRFLESVGKATPPNVLYRYSPEIQALVDSCVQAKKYDVITCEHSVNEIYIRPEFRHSVTTVVDVHSSVYGWIRDHLEMGAAQNVIRDRLYLSLVLKRYEQRYCSKFSQIVVTTQDDRQEFLKLRPDIDIKVIPNGVDLELFPNRCQDPAGHSLIFVGAMDASHNIDAARFFAVEVLPQLQQRYPDATFSIVGARPTPEIENLKNIPGVIVTGRVASMVDYLHQSTVCVVPLRTGFGIKNKTLEAMAAGVPVVASDRGLEGLAVDGDNTALAALRANKPAEYVDAISQLFENTQLRSQLSHNGRKLVEAEFTWEIAGMRYEQVCLNR, from the coding sequence ATGCGAATCCTGATGCTCTCTTCTACCTTTCCTTATCCGCCTAGTCGTGGTGGTACGGAAATTAGAACTTTTAATTTACTTAAATACCTCCAGCAAAATCATGATGTGACTTTAGTGACGCAGTATAACAAAAGCGTGACAGATGCTGAAGTGGCAGAACTACGTAAATATGTCAGTGAACTGCTGATTTTTCCCTTACCACCGGAACCCCAGTCGAAAAATGCCGTTGCTAAATTGTTAGGGAAAACTGGACGTTTTCTAGAGTCAGTGGGGAAGGCGACACCACCCAATGTTCTTTATCGCTATTCGCCAGAAATTCAAGCTTTAGTTGATAGTTGCGTTCAAGCTAAAAAATATGATGTGATTACTTGTGAACATAGTGTGAATGAAATTTATATCCGCCCAGAATTTCGTCATAGTGTAACTACCGTTGTAGACGTTCACAGTTCAGTTTATGGCTGGATTCGTGACCATTTAGAAATGGGTGCAGCACAGAATGTAATACGCGATCGCCTATATCTTTCTCTGGTGCTGAAGCGTTACGAACAGCGATACTGTAGTAAATTTTCTCAGATTGTGGTGACAACCCAAGACGATCGCCAGGAATTTCTCAAACTCCGCCCCGATATTGATATTAAAGTCATTCCCAACGGTGTAGATTTAGAATTGTTTCCCAATCGTTGCCAAGACCCAGCCGGACATAGTTTAATCTTTGTGGGGGCAATGGACGCTTCTCATAACATTGATGCAGCACGTTTTTTTGCTGTCGAAGTTTTACCACAACTACAACAGCGTTATCCTGACGCGACATTTAGTATTGTCGGCGCTAGACCAACGCCAGAAATTGAAAATCTCAAGAATATTCCAGGGGTAATAGTTACCGGTCGTGTGGCTTCGATGGTAGATTATCTGCATCAATCTACCGTGTGTGTAGTGCCGTTACGTACAGGCTTTGGCATTAAAAATAAAACTTTAGAAGCAATGGCGGCTGGTGTGCCTGTAGTAGCTAGCGATCGCGGTTTAGAGGGGTTAGCCGTTGATGGTGATAATACAGCTTTAGCAGCATTGCGAGCCAATAAGCCAGCAGAATATGTTGACGCTATTAGTCAATTATTTGAGAATACCCAACTGCGATCGCAATTATCCCACAATGGCAGAAAACTAGTAGAAGCTGAATTTACCTGGGAGATAGCTGGTATGCGTTATGAGCAAGTTTGTTTGAATAGGTAA
- a CDS encoding CHASE2 domain-containing protein, with translation MIWAKLKPLFWQWRGVVFAVPSMTILVIGLRLTGLLQLLELAALDQFFLLRPPEPPDTRIVIVEINEADVRKQTQWPMSDAAMASVLDTIKQQQPRAIGLDIYRDLPVNPGHETLVKLFASTPNLIGVQKLSDTRDSSAVNAAPVLKENNQIGSNDLPLDGDGKIRRGLLYVNVNEEDVLESFALKLALLYLKPEKITEKPAASNPNYLQLNHGVFPIFEANDGGYVRADARSYQILLNYRGRIQQFTTVTLNQVQQKQIPADLMRGKVVLIGATAESLKDIFYTPYSSNLFTPPERMAGVTIHANLVSQILSAALDSRPQIQTLPETGEWLLILVWSIIGASLCWQQRSSKNQKIVLAVGIPLIGGVVIAGSLLAFVAGWWIPIVPSLLAFGGSAIAVTLYIAQSAGEMRKNLGRYLTDEVLANILETPSGLKLGGERRKVTLLFSDLRGFSAMSEQLSPEQVVQILNLYLGVMTDVINQYKGTINEFIGDGIFIMFGAPICRPDDSQRAIACAIAMQRAMQQVNAKTHQMNLPQLEMGIGINTGEVVAGNIGSQKRAQYTVIGSHVNLAARIETYTVGGQILISENTRQDANTDLQIAGQMQIEPKGIKEPITIYEISGIGGAYNLSLPEDNDLMVKLQSPVPVEYQVLQGKQAVGEVFRGELVSVSEKKALLHSPHTLEKLANLKLKLLHKPELATADIYAKVMKQSDADLFVIRFTNIPPQAIASLNSLHQ, from the coding sequence ATGATCTGGGCAAAGCTGAAACCCCTATTTTGGCAATGGCGCGGGGTTGTATTTGCGGTTCCGAGTATGACAATTCTGGTGATTGGTCTACGGTTGACAGGTCTGTTGCAGTTACTAGAGTTAGCAGCATTAGACCAGTTTTTTTTGCTGCGTCCACCAGAACCGCCAGACACCCGCATTGTGATAGTCGAGATTAATGAGGCGGATGTCCGCAAACAGACACAATGGCCGATGTCTGATGCCGCAATGGCTAGCGTATTAGATACTATTAAACAACAACAACCACGGGCGATCGGGTTAGATATTTACCGTGATTTACCTGTTAATCCTGGGCATGAAACTTTAGTTAAATTGTTTGCATCCACGCCTAACTTGATTGGGGTGCAGAAACTCTCTGACACTAGAGATAGTTCGGCTGTGAATGCGGCTCCAGTACTTAAGGAAAATAACCAAATTGGTTCCAATGATTTACCACTAGATGGGGATGGGAAGATTCGCCGGGGATTGCTGTATGTCAATGTTAATGAGGAAGATGTTCTCGAAAGTTTTGCCCTAAAATTGGCATTGCTGTACTTAAAGCCGGAAAAGATTACTGAAAAGCCAGCCGCTAGTAACCCTAATTATTTGCAGTTAAATCACGGGGTATTCCCAATTTTTGAGGCTAATGATGGGGGTTATGTCCGCGCCGATGCACGGAGTTATCAAATCCTGTTAAATTACCGGGGACGCATCCAGCAATTTACCACCGTTACCTTAAATCAAGTGCAACAGAAGCAGATTCCAGCAGACTTGATGCGGGGAAAGGTGGTATTAATTGGGGCAACGGCTGAGAGTTTGAAAGATATATTCTACACACCATACAGCAGTAATTTATTTACGCCCCCAGAACGAATGGCGGGTGTGACAATTCACGCTAATTTAGTCAGCCAAATTTTGAGTGCAGCTTTGGATAGTCGCCCCCAAATTCAGACTTTACCTGAGACTGGGGAATGGCTGTTAATTTTAGTTTGGTCGATTATTGGGGCTAGTTTATGTTGGCAGCAACGCAGTAGTAAAAATCAAAAGATTGTTTTAGCTGTGGGTATTCCCCTGATTGGTGGCGTTGTAATTGCTGGTAGCTTGTTGGCGTTTGTCGCTGGTTGGTGGATTCCCATTGTCCCATCTTTGCTAGCATTTGGCGGATCAGCGATCGCTGTTACTCTCTACATCGCCCAAAGCGCCGGGGAAATGCGAAAAAACCTCGGACGCTACCTAACTGATGAAGTCCTCGCCAATATCCTAGAAACTCCATCAGGTTTAAAGTTAGGTGGTGAACGGCGTAAGGTAACGCTGTTATTTTCCGACTTGCGCGGCTTTTCTGCCATGTCTGAACAATTATCCCCTGAACAAGTGGTGCAGATTCTCAATCTGTATTTGGGGGTAATGACAGATGTGATTAACCAATATAAAGGCACAATTAATGAGTTTATCGGCGATGGGATTTTCATCATGTTCGGCGCGCCTATTTGTCGCCCTGATGACTCCCAAAGAGCGATCGCCTGTGCGATCGCCATGCAACGAGCGATGCAGCAGGTGAATGCAAAAACTCACCAAATGAACCTACCCCAGCTAGAAATGGGCATTGGGATTAACACGGGTGAAGTTGTCGCCGGCAATATTGGCTCACAAAAACGCGCCCAATATACAGTTATTGGTAGTCACGTAAATCTAGCTGCCCGCATTGAGACTTACACTGTAGGAGGACAAATTTTAATTTCCGAAAATACTCGCCAAGATGCTAATACTGATTTGCAAATTGCTGGACAAATGCAAATCGAACCCAAGGGAATTAAGGAACCAATCACCATATATGAAATTAGTGGTATCGGTGGTGCATATAACCTGTCTTTACCAGAAGATAATGATCTGATGGTGAAATTGCAATCACCTGTACCTGTGGAATATCAAGTGTTGCAAGGTAAACAGGCAGTTGGTGAAGTATTTCGGGGTGAATTAGTCAGCGTTTCTGAAAAAAAAGCCTTGCTACACTCACCCCATACTTTAGAAAAATTAGCTAATCTCAAGCTCAAGTTACTACATAAACCAGAACTCGCAACAGCAGACATATATGCCAAGGTGATGAAACAATCTGATGCAGATTTGTTTGTCATCCGGTTTACGAATATTCCACCCCAGGCGATCGCATCTCTTAATTCTCTGCATCAATAA
- a CDS encoding DUF928 domain-containing protein, translating to MRCNHLSVVAFFLTLNCLPLSAATIQKTQAQSSHTQKGWQISQAFKPPKRQGPPVSAGGSSRGSSCITGNKSITPLIPGNKLGLTLAQRPTLFWSIPSSSAKTADLVLLNDADKKIFYETTLKLPNKTGIISYTLPPNSPPLEIGKSYRWYLTLVCDLPDFSTNPTVDGWVERIQPESSLSRALAKADARKLPSIYAEAGIWHEALASLVQLRRREPKNPTYFVNWRQFLQSVQLNAIASEPLLDCCKSEIAKKI from the coding sequence ATGAGATGTAATCATTTATCTGTTGTCGCCTTTTTCCTGACTTTGAACTGCTTACCGCTTTCTGCTGCAACGATACAGAAGACACAGGCGCAGTCATCCCATACCCAAAAGGGTTGGCAAATTAGTCAAGCTTTTAAACCCCCAAAACGGCAAGGCCCTCCTGTTAGTGCTGGCGGTTCTAGCCGTGGTTCCTCCTGCATTACCGGGAATAAGTCCATCACTCCCCTTATCCCTGGAAATAAATTAGGGTTGACACTTGCCCAACGTCCAACTTTGTTTTGGTCTATCCCATCATCTTCAGCGAAAACGGCTGATTTGGTGCTGTTGAATGATGCTGACAAAAAAATATTTTATGAAACCACGCTCAAACTACCTAATAAAACTGGCATCATCAGCTATACTCTACCGCCAAATTCACCCCCATTAGAAATAGGTAAAAGTTACCGATGGTACTTAACGTTGGTTTGTGATCTGCCAGATTTTAGTACTAATCCTACAGTTGATGGTTGGGTAGAACGGATTCAACCAGAATCATCTTTATCACGGGCGTTAGCCAAGGCAGATGCAAGAAAGTTACCCTCTATCTATGCAGAGGCGGGAATTTGGCATGAAGCGTTGGCTAGTTTGGTGCAGTTACGCCGTCGTGAACCCAAGAATCCAACTTACTTCGTAAACTGGCGGCAATTTTTACAGTCAGTTCAATTAAATGCGATCGCCTCTGAACCTCTACTCGATTGCTGCAAGTCGGAAATTGCCAAAAAAATATGA